The genomic segment TCGACGCGGATTGTGATTGAATTCAAGAATCCAACGAAAAATGTGTATACTAACGAGAATCAATTTGCAGAACCCAATCTATTAGTTATCAAAGTAAGTCCAAATGAGGGTGTGTCGATGCAATTAAATAGCAAAAATTTAACAAATGGAAATTTGGAGCCGATAATTGTTGACTTCTCAGCAAGTACAAAAGACATACCAGAAGCTTATGAACTCTTAATATTCGATGCTCTGCGTGGGGACTCTACCTTCTTTGCTCATTGGGACGAAGTTGAATTATCTTGGAAATGGGTACAGCCCGTTTTAGAGGCGTTTGAGGAAAATGCCCTTCCACTCCACCTATATCAAGCCGGTTCGATGGGGCCACAAGCTGCTTCGCAATTATTGGAGGAGGATGGTTTTAAATGGTGGGAAACCAGGGGGGGAGTTTAATCCGCACCTCCCTGGAAGGCTATTGGTATGAAGAGAGCAAACCGAGGTTGGATTTGACAGATAATTGTTACGCGATTTACCCAAGGAACTTAAAGTATTTGTTGAATCCTTATGGTTCCATAAGGAGACCATGAAGAACAACAAATGGGTAGCATAATAATACACGCTATTTTTTGTAATTTAAAGGAGGAAACTCAAGTGAAAGTAGGATTAATTGGATTAGGGAAAATGGGTATGAACTTAGGAAAAAACTTAATTGACAATAAACACCGTGTAATGGCGTTTGATCTAAATACAAATACTATTGAAGAAATTAAAAAATATGGAGTTGAAGGAGCATCCAGTTTACAAGATCTTGTTCAATCATTAGAAAAGCCACGAGTTGTTTGGATAATGGTCCCACACTCCGTCGTTGATTCAGTTATTAGTGAAATCACACCATTTCTAAGTGAAGGAGATATCGTCATTGAAGCTGGTAATTCGCATTATAAGGAATCCATTCGTCGTTACGAACAGTTGAAGAAAGTTGGAGTGAGCTTTATGGATGCCGGTACTTCTGGGGGGATGGAAGGTGCTCGCTATGGTGCTTGTTATATGATTGGTGGAGATCCTGAAGCATGGAGCATTGTCGAGCCGATTTTTAGAGATACAGCTGTAGATAATGGGTATTTATATGCTGGGAAATCTGGTAGTGGCCACTTCTTAAAAATGGTCCACAATGGAATAGAATACGGAATGATGGCCGCCATTGGTGAAGGATTCGAAGTCCTGGAAAAAAGCGATTTCGATTTTGACTATGAAAAAGTGGCACGGGTGTGGAATAACGGTTCTGTCATCCGCTCATGGCTCATGGAATTGACAGAACGCGCATTTTCTAAAGATGCAAAATTAGATGAAATTAAGGGCATTATGCATTCTTCTGGGGAAGGGAAATGGACAGTTGAAACCGCTTTGGATCTTCAAACAGCTACCCCTGTTATCGCTATGTCTTTACTAATGCGTTACCGTTCATTAGACAATGATACATTTACAGGTAAAGTGGTAGCTTCCCTTCGTAATGAATTTGGCGGACATGCTGTGGAAAAATCATAAAGTCATCTGCTGTATATGTCTTTCGTTAAAATGAGCCGGAAATTCATTGGATTTTTAGTTTGGTATATCCCAAAAATTGGTAGATTTACTTAAGTCGTTGATAGTGCTAACTATG from the Niallia sp. FSL W8-0635 genome contains:
- the gnd gene encoding phosphogluconate dehydrogenase (NAD(+)-dependent, decarboxylating), coding for MKVGLIGLGKMGMNLGKNLIDNKHRVMAFDLNTNTIEEIKKYGVEGASSLQDLVQSLEKPRVVWIMVPHSVVDSVISEITPFLSEGDIVIEAGNSHYKESIRRYEQLKKVGVSFMDAGTSGGMEGARYGACYMIGGDPEAWSIVEPIFRDTAVDNGYLYAGKSGSGHFLKMVHNGIEYGMMAAIGEGFEVLEKSDFDFDYEKVARVWNNGSVIRSWLMELTERAFSKDAKLDEIKGIMHSSGEGKWTVETALDLQTATPVIAMSLLMRYRSLDNDTFTGKVVASLRNEFGGHAVEKS